From one Gracilinanus agilis isolate LMUSP501 chromosome 5, AgileGrace, whole genome shotgun sequence genomic stretch:
- the PDGFB gene encoding platelet-derived growth factor subunit B translates to MAEPCWTLDVSVFAFAFLRPPCWFCQVSGSPGAPHHVSSGGGGRAVPVLLPSSPLLLCVFAWQGDPIPEEIYELLSQPSLRSISDLQHLLRIDSVEEDVAEVDLNLTRAHFPSEPVVLSRERRNVAAVTAAEPAMIAECKTRTEVFEISRRLIDRTNANFLVWPPCVEVQRCSGCCNNRNVQCRPTQVQLRHVQVRKIEIVRKKPTFKKATVTLEDHLACKCETIAAPRSSGSPQGHRGGPIPNKVTVRRVRIRRPPKGKHRKFKHTHDKTALKESLGA, encoded by the exons ATGGCGGAGCCCTGCTGGACTCTCGA TGTGTCTGTCTTTGCCTTCGCCTTCCTTCGTCCTCCCTGCTGGTTCTGCCAGGTCTCCGGTTCCCCTGGTGCCCCACATCACGTCTCCtcggggggaggagggagggcggTGCCCGTCCTGCTCCCTAGCTCACCTCTTCTGCTTTGTGTCTTTGCCTGGCAGGGGGACCCCATTCCTGAGGAGATCTATGAGCTGCTCAGTCAGCCCTCGCTCCGCTCCATCAGTGACCTCCAGCACCTGCTTCGGATAGACTCCGTAG AGGAAGATGTGGCAGAAGTGGACCTGAACCTGACTCGGGCACATTTCCCGAGTGAGCCCGTGGTCCTGTCCCGGGAAAGGAGGAACGTAG CCGCAGTGACCGCGGCCGAGCCAGCCATGATCGCCGAGTGCAAGACGCGGACGGAGGTGTTTGAGATCTCCCGGCGCCTCATCGACCGCACCAACGCCAACTTCCTGGTGTGGCCGCCCTGCGTGGAGGTGCAGCGCTGTTCCGGCTGCTGCAACAACCGCAATGTCCAGTGCCGCCCCACCCAGGTGCAGCTGCGCCACGTACAG GTCAGGAAGATTGAAATTGTACGGAAGAAGCCAACCTTTAAGAAGGCAACAGTGACCTTGGAGGACCACTTGGCCTGCAAGTGTGAAACCATAGCAGCTCCTCGGAGCTCTGGGAGCCCCCAGGGACACAGAG GTGGACCCATCCCAAACAAGGTGACAGTGCGGAGGGTGCGGATACGGCGGCCGCCCAAAGGGAAG